In one Hoplias malabaricus isolate fHopMal1 chromosome X1, fHopMal1.hap1, whole genome shotgun sequence genomic region, the following are encoded:
- the LOC136675481 gene encoding salivary glue protein Sgs-3-like produces MTPKVVTTQTPTDTSPVLTSETSTYQVPTDTSTITTIITTPSPTDVSTNATTLSATANFSTGRCSAFPALCCLGLNNSCNRGCYCDQACLNFSDCCPDYKLTCAQNVSTNATTVSPTADISIDTSPVLTSETSTYQVPTDSSSTITTIITTPSPTDVLTNETTVSPTAGMSTDTSPVLTSETSTYQVPTDTSSTTTTIITTPSPTVRSVNPDRMNDPLKDAASTDYFLNEAFRRVQEFLAAKVGDQPAALQSHMGVPPEFEGTSNVEGIALQWADRVLRERGLQISVETFRDLLRARFSRSALEVSSAGPSVPEDCPLRYIASSYFRDIYIPGANW; encoded by the exons atgaCACCTAAAGTGGTAACAACACAGACTCCTACAG ATACATCGCCAGTTcttacttcagagacatctacatACCAGGTGccaactg ATACATCAACAATAACTACAATTATAACAACACCATCTcctactg atgtatcaacaaatgcAACTACATTGTCAGCTACAGCAAATTTTTCTACTG GTAGATGTTCAGCCTTTCCAGCACTGTGCTGTTTGGGATTAAATAACTCCTGTAATCGTGGCTGCTACTGTGACCAGGCTTGTCTGAATTTCAGTGACTGCTGTCCGGACTACAAACTAACCTGTGCACAAA atgtatcaacaaatgcAACTACAGTGTCACCTACAGCAGATATTTCTATTG ATACATCGCCAGTTcttacttcagagacatctacatACCAGGTGccaactg attcatcatcaacaataactacaATTATAACAACACCATCTcctactg ATGTATTAACAAATGAGACTACAGTGTCACCTACAGCAGGTATGTCTACTG ATACATCGCCAGTTcttacttcagagacatctacatACCAGGTGccaactg atacatcatcaacaacaactaCAATTATAACAACACCATCTcctactg tccgctccgtgaatcctgacagaatgaacgacccactaaaggacgcagctagcacggactattttCTCAACGAGGCGTTCAGGAGAGTACAGGAGTTTCTAGCGGCAAAGGTGGGCGATCAACCTGCTGCCCTGCAATCTCATATGGGAGTTCCCCCCGAGTTTGAGGGGACTTCAAACGTTGAGG GGATAGCACTGCAGTGGGCTGATCgcgtgctgagagagagaggcctgcaGATTTCGGTGGAGACTTTCAGAGATCTATTGAGAGCCAGATTCTCCCGATCGGCTCTCGAGGTCAGCTCCGCAGGACCCTCTGTTCCCGAGGATtgccccctcag ATACATCGCCAGTTcttacttcagagacatctacatACCAGGTGccaactggtaa